The following are from one region of the Halomonas qaidamensis genome:
- a CDS encoding ABC transporter ATP-binding protein has product MAEIVLKSLAHTYSANPQSPEDYAIRQMEHVWHQGGAYALLGPSGCGKSTLLNIISGLLEPSEGDVLFDGQRVNELPPEERNIAQVFQFPVIYDTMTVFDNLAFPLRNINIPGHRITPKVEEVAEILELTPLLKRKAKGLTADEKQKVSMGRGLVRDDVSAILFDEPLTVIDPQLKWKLRRKLKEIHQRFNITMIYVTHDQLEASTFADKIAVMYEGQVVQFGTPQELFETPAHTFVGYFIGSPGMNFMDVHYHAGDVIFADIPLPMPQAFVDAIATAKSSNIKVGIRPEFVSVHASKREGALPALKRQVQDLGTYSIVTFELAGQTFKARLPEGHPEFGDDIYLTFDHDQLGLFVDEYRVEVTS; this is encoded by the coding sequence ATGGCTGAGATTGTACTGAAATCCCTTGCCCATACTTATAGCGCGAATCCTCAATCGCCTGAAGACTACGCAATCCGTCAGATGGAACACGTATGGCACCAAGGTGGTGCCTATGCCCTACTTGGGCCATCGGGCTGTGGCAAGTCCACCCTGCTGAATATTATCTCTGGGCTACTTGAGCCGTCCGAAGGGGATGTATTGTTTGATGGACAGCGCGTGAATGAGCTGCCGCCTGAGGAGCGTAATATCGCTCAGGTTTTCCAGTTCCCAGTGATCTACGACACCATGACGGTGTTTGATAATCTCGCCTTTCCATTGCGCAATATCAATATTCCAGGTCATCGCATCACGCCAAAGGTAGAGGAAGTCGCCGAAATTCTGGAGTTAACTCCGCTGCTCAAGCGCAAAGCAAAAGGGTTAACGGCCGATGAGAAACAGAAGGTCTCTATGGGGCGCGGCCTTGTCCGCGATGATGTCTCGGCAATTCTGTTCGACGAGCCATTGACGGTGATCGACCCTCAGCTCAAGTGGAAGTTACGCCGTAAGCTGAAGGAAATTCACCAGCGCTTCAATATCACCATGATTTACGTCACTCATGACCAGCTGGAAGCCTCGACCTTTGCCGATAAAATTGCCGTAATGTATGAAGGTCAGGTGGTCCAGTTTGGTACCCCCCAAGAGCTGTTTGAAACCCCCGCCCATACCTTTGTTGGCTATTTTATCGGCAGCCCCGGCATGAATTTTATGGATGTTCACTACCATGCGGGTGACGTCATCTTTGCTGATATTCCACTGCCCATGCCGCAAGCGTTTGTGGATGCTATTGCTACTGCGAAAAGCTCGAATATAAAAGTCGGCATTCGCCCCGAGTTTGTCTCTGTACATGCCTCTAAGCGTGAAGGCGCTTTACCCGCTCTTAAGCGCCAAGTTCAGGACCTAGGCACTTATTCAATTGTTACCTTTGAGCTAGCTGGTCAGACGTTTAAGGCACGCTTGCCGGAAGGTCACCCTGAATTCGGAGACGATATTTATCTCACCTTCGATCACGATCAGTTAGGGCTGTTTGTGGACGAATACCGGGTGGAGGTTACCTCATGA
- a CDS encoding carbohydrate ABC transporter permease produces the protein MNNKVYNNRAWLLVLPMLVLVAFSAIIPLMTVVNYSVQDVLGPNASFFTGTEWFRTMLNDSALQAAFGRQILFSLIILTIQIPLGIGIALLMPKKGWQASAVLILITLPLLIPWNVVGSIWQIFTRGDIGLMGWGLRELGINYNITRNAGDAWATIILMDVWHWTPLVAMLCYSGLRSIPEAYYQAARIDRASKWAVFRYIQLPKLTNVLVIAVLLRFMHSFMIYAEPFVLTGGGPGSSTTFLSQSLATMAIGQQDLGPSAAFSIIYFLVILLVSWVFYTTIMHLQKDKNSQGGA, from the coding sequence ATGAATAATAAAGTCTATAACAACCGCGCCTGGCTATTAGTCCTGCCAATGCTGGTACTGGTAGCGTTTTCGGCCATCATTCCTTTAATGACCGTCGTCAACTATTCAGTACAGGACGTACTAGGCCCCAACGCCAGCTTCTTTACTGGCACCGAGTGGTTTCGCACCATGCTTAACGACTCGGCGCTGCAAGCTGCATTTGGTCGGCAGATACTGTTTTCACTGATTATTCTCACCATCCAGATCCCCCTGGGCATAGGCATTGCTTTGCTTATGCCTAAGAAAGGCTGGCAGGCGTCAGCAGTGCTGATTCTGATTACGCTCCCGTTGCTAATTCCATGGAACGTTGTTGGCAGTATCTGGCAAATTTTCACCCGCGGCGATATTGGGTTAATGGGCTGGGGTCTGCGCGAGCTAGGTATTAATTACAACATCACCCGTAATGCCGGTGACGCCTGGGCAACCATTATCTTAATGGATGTATGGCACTGGACACCGCTTGTCGCGATGCTCTGCTATAGCGGGTTGCGCTCTATTCCAGAAGCCTATTATCAAGCAGCAAGGATTGACCGGGCCTCTAAATGGGCAGTGTTTCGCTATATTCAGTTACCAAAGCTCACTAACGTTTTGGTTATCGCGGTACTACTGCGTTTTATGCACTCGTTCATGATCTACGCCGAACCGTTCGTTCTCACCGGTGGAGGACCTGGCAGTTCTACTACTTTCCTAAGTCAGTCGCTTGCCACTATGGCTATCGGTCAGCAGGACTTGGGCCCTTCTGCCGCCTTCTCAATCATTTACTTCCTGGTCATTTTGCTAGTGAGCTGGGTCTTCTACACCACCATCATGCATCTGCAAAAAGACAAGAATTCACAGGGAGGCGCGTGA
- a CDS encoding carbohydrate ABC transporter permease — MTYQLENTQQGEKYNTIFSKVPAAERRKRNSRSRLRKRVLLGIYIVLLMLPLYWLLNMSLQTNSEILGSMTLWPQNLTFDNYIGIFTNPSWYMGYVNSIMYVVMNMIITMLVALPAAYAFSRYKFIGDKHLFFWLLTNLMAPPAVFLLPYFQLYYSVGLFDTHIAVAMAHCLFNIPLAIWILEGFMSSVPKEIDETAYIDGYSFPKFFVKIFIPMISSGIGVVLFFLFMFSWVELLLARTLTATDAQPIGMIMTRTSTASGIDWGTLAAAGMLTIVPGILVVYFVRNHIAKGFALGRT, encoded by the coding sequence ATGACTTACCAACTTGAAAACACCCAACAGGGTGAAAAATACAACACTATTTTCAGTAAGGTTCCAGCAGCTGAGCGGCGCAAGCGTAACTCACGCTCTCGGTTAAGAAAGCGAGTGCTACTGGGTATTTACATTGTGCTGCTGATGCTACCCCTTTATTGGCTACTCAATATGTCGCTGCAGACTAACAGCGAGATCCTTGGGTCAATGACGCTATGGCCGCAGAACCTGACCTTTGATAATTACATTGGCATCTTCACTAACCCAAGCTGGTACATGGGGTACGTCAACTCCATCATGTATGTGGTGATGAATATGATTATCACCATGTTAGTGGCACTGCCTGCCGCCTATGCCTTTAGCCGTTACAAGTTTATCGGTGATAAACATCTATTTTTCTGGCTATTAACAAACTTGATGGCACCGCCAGCGGTCTTCCTGCTGCCCTACTTCCAGCTGTATTACTCTGTTGGGCTATTTGACACCCACATTGCGGTGGCCATGGCGCATTGCTTGTTCAATATCCCGTTAGCTATTTGGATCTTGGAAGGCTTTATGAGCAGCGTTCCTAAAGAAATCGACGAAACCGCTTATATCGATGGTTACAGTTTTCCTAAGTTCTTCGTCAAGATTTTCATTCCCATGATCAGTTCTGGTATCGGCGTCGTACTGTTCTTCCTATTCATGTTCTCCTGGGTTGAACTGCTGCTGGCGCGAACATTAACTGCCACCGATGCACAGCCTATCGGCATGATTATGACAAGAACATCCACGGCTTCGGGTATCGACTGGGGCACACTGGCCGCCGCCGGTATGTTAACCATCGTTCCCGGCATTCTAGTGGTTTACTTCGTACGCAATCACATCGCTAAGGGCTTTGCCCTGGGCCGCACCTAA
- a CDS encoding DUF2160 domain-containing protein has translation MSWMVWTLPTAIFFSSIAAMLAGMTIWELRSPSIERKGFLPISTTRGDRLFISLLSAAFIHLGVIGFTSLSIWIALALSAVWLLVLMRWG, from the coding sequence ATGTCCTGGATGGTATGGACCTTACCGACGGCTATTTTCTTTTCTTCCATTGCGGCCATGTTGGCAGGCATGACGATCTGGGAACTGCGTTCACCCAGCATTGAAAGAAAAGGCTTTTTACCTATATCGACCACCCGAGGTGACCGCCTGTTTATTAGCCTGCTGTCAGCCGCCTTTATTCACCTGGGTGTTATTGGATTCACGTCACTTTCGATTTGGATTGCACTGGCACTATCAGCGGTATGGCTGCTGGTGTTAATGCGCTGGGGATAG
- a CDS encoding ABC transporter substrate-binding protein yields MRNNKFKLTTLAASLMLASGTLMADDHDARAIAERLVDEHFQNSTLSREEQIEELLWFAKAAEPFRGMDIQTVAEGLTTHVYESEVLAEAFSELTGINLTHNIIGEGDVVDTMQNQMQSGNSIYDGFVNDTDSIGTHIRYGTTINLTQAMENEWADYTLPTLDLDDFIGLQYGTGPDGSLFQLPTQQFANLYWFRYDWFQREDLQEQFREIYGYDLGVPTNWTAYEDIAEFFTDHVGEIDGTTVYGHMDYGRRDPSLGWRFHDSWLSMAGMGSPGVPSGNPVDDWGIRVNEDSQPVGASVSRGGATNSPASVFAMQKAVDWLRDYAPEEAQGMTFGEAGPVPAQGHIAQQIFWYTAFTADMTDPAVAVTDDEGNPLWRMAPSPTGPYWEEGMKVGYQDVGAWTFFDSTPEDRRTAAWLFAQFTVAKTTSLEKLMAGLTPIRESDIFSEQMTEMAPKLGGLVEFYRSPNESNWTPTGTNVPDYPRMAPLWWQNLAPVMSGEVTPQEGLDKLAADMDNTMHRLARANVFDSYAPMLNEERDPQYWLDQEGSPKQKLDDEMPQGTTVPYDEMMEAWMEAGTR; encoded by the coding sequence ATGCGTAATAACAAGTTCAAACTTACTACTCTCGCCGCCAGTCTTATGCTCGCATCAGGGACACTGATGGCCGACGATCACGATGCGCGGGCAATCGCGGAGCGCTTGGTCGACGAACATTTCCAAAACTCGACCCTAAGTCGTGAAGAGCAAATTGAAGAGCTTCTTTGGTTTGCAAAAGCAGCTGAGCCTTTCCGCGGTATGGATATTCAAACTGTCGCAGAAGGCTTAACCACCCACGTCTATGAAAGTGAAGTACTGGCAGAAGCATTCAGTGAGTTAACTGGTATCAACCTTACTCACAATATTATCGGCGAAGGCGACGTCGTTGACACCATGCAAAACCAGATGCAATCAGGCAACAGCATCTATGACGGCTTTGTTAATGATACCGACTCTATCGGCACGCACATCCGCTACGGCACTACCATCAACCTCACGCAGGCAATGGAAAACGAATGGGCAGATTACACACTGCCCACACTGGACCTAGACGACTTTATTGGCTTGCAGTATGGCACCGGCCCAGATGGTAGCTTATTCCAGCTACCTACTCAGCAATTTGCTAACCTTTACTGGTTCCGCTATGACTGGTTCCAGCGTGAAGACCTGCAAGAGCAGTTCCGAGAAATTTACGGCTATGATCTCGGAGTGCCCACCAACTGGACGGCTTACGAAGATATTGCCGAGTTCTTTACCGATCATGTCGGTGAAATCGATGGAACTACCGTCTATGGCCACATGGATTACGGCCGTCGTGATCCATCACTTGGCTGGCGTTTCCACGACTCCTGGCTCTCCATGGCAGGCATGGGCAGTCCTGGCGTGCCGTCTGGCAACCCAGTTGACGACTGGGGCATTCGTGTCAACGAAGATAGCCAGCCGGTAGGCGCTAGCGTTAGCCGTGGCGGTGCGACCAACTCGCCAGCGTCTGTCTTTGCAATGCAAAAAGCGGTTGATTGGCTTCGTGACTACGCTCCTGAAGAAGCCCAAGGCATGACCTTTGGTGAGGCCGGCCCAGTTCCCGCCCAAGGCCATATTGCCCAGCAAATTTTCTGGTATACCGCCTTCACAGCAGACATGACCGACCCTGCCGTGGCAGTAACCGACGATGAAGGCAACCCGCTATGGCGTATGGCCCCTTCCCCCACTGGCCCGTATTGGGAAGAAGGCATGAAAGTAGGCTATCAAGACGTGGGGGCATGGACATTCTTTGACTCCACACCTGAAGATCGCCGTACCGCTGCTTGGCTATTTGCCCAGTTTACGGTGGCCAAAACAACCTCTCTTGAAAAACTGATGGCTGGCCTAACGCCTATTCGCGAGTCTGACATTTTCTCTGAACAGATGACCGAAATGGCACCTAAGCTTGGCGGTTTGGTTGAGTTCTACCGCAGCCCCAACGAATCCAACTGGACACCTACGGGCACCAACGTACCCGATTACCCACGTATGGCTCCACTGTGGTGGCAAAACCTAGCGCCGGTAATGAGTGGTGAAGTTACTCCTCAAGAGGGTTTGGATAAGCTAGCAGCAGACATGGATAACACCATGCACCGCTTAGCACGCGCAAACGTCTTCGACAGCTATGCCCCAATGCTTAACGAAGAGCGCGACCCGCAATACTGGCTGGATCAAGAAGGCTCTCCTAAGCAGAAGCTTGATGATGAAATGCCGCAAGGAACTACCGTTCCTTACGATGAAATGATGGAAGCTTGGATGGAAGCGGGTACCCGCTAA
- a CDS encoding glycerol-3-phosphate dehydrogenase/oxidase — MKLRNRNIEKLHTDDFDALIIGGGINGAATAAALAGKGAKVALIDRGDFAGSTSMHSSNLVWGGIKYMESKDFALVRKLCKSRNHLIKSYPSTVQEIRFLTTISKGFRHSPKYLWAGTWLYWLMGNGFTKLPRLLSPKNIKQEEPIIDIEGSIGGFEYSDAYLHDNDARFVFNFVRHSLNYGAIAANYVESLGAEREGQYWITKARNVMDGSTFNIRSKVLINAAGPWVDQHNALTGEKTTHQHLYSKGIHLIVPQLTKKKRVLAFFADDGRLFFVIPMGNRTCIGTTDTHMEHPEVDVTAEDIDFVLENINKRLTLEKPLTQDDIISTRCGVRPLAIKADQGSDRDFLQLSRKHVIDTNADSAHISIFGGKLTDCLNVGDEIAEEVVRLGVNLSDINYRWYGEPPEPVKQQFMDQAKRMGLDAMTAPTSTEPLSSRLWRRYAEQAMQMLEKIRQDPTEADILIEGTEYIRCELEHARDHEMITQLEDFLRRRAKVSLVVHHEQLRHSKGLKEACQVLFGDQAEERFATYFAENRDTSQPYVA, encoded by the coding sequence ATGAAACTGCGTAACCGGAATATTGAGAAATTGCACACTGACGACTTTGACGCACTAATCATCGGTGGCGGCATTAATGGTGCAGCGACCGCCGCTGCGCTTGCAGGAAAAGGTGCTAAGGTCGCTTTAATAGACCGCGGTGATTTTGCGGGAAGCACCAGTATGCACTCCTCTAACTTAGTTTGGGGGGGCATTAAATATATGGAAAGCAAGGATTTCGCATTAGTTCGTAAACTGTGTAAAAGCCGTAATCACTTGATTAAAAGTTACCCTTCTACCGTTCAGGAAATTCGCTTTCTTACCACTATCAGCAAAGGTTTCCGCCATTCGCCAAAGTACTTATGGGCAGGTACCTGGCTCTACTGGCTCATGGGCAATGGCTTTACTAAGTTGCCTCGTTTACTGTCCCCTAAAAACATTAAGCAAGAAGAGCCAATTATTGATATCGAAGGTTCAATAGGCGGGTTCGAATACTCAGATGCCTACCTACACGATAATGATGCCCGGTTTGTATTTAATTTTGTTCGTCATTCGCTTAATTATGGAGCGATTGCAGCCAATTATGTTGAGTCTCTTGGTGCTGAGCGCGAGGGACAGTACTGGATAACAAAAGCGCGTAATGTGATGGATGGCAGCACGTTTAACATTCGCTCAAAAGTATTAATTAATGCTGCTGGCCCGTGGGTAGACCAGCACAACGCGCTCACCGGAGAAAAAACCACCCATCAGCACCTTTATTCAAAAGGTATTCACCTTATCGTCCCGCAATTAACCAAAAAAAAACGGGTTCTTGCGTTCTTTGCCGACGATGGACGACTGTTTTTTGTCATCCCTATGGGAAACCGTACTTGTATCGGCACCACTGATACGCATATGGAACATCCAGAGGTCGATGTCACTGCTGAAGATATCGACTTCGTATTAGAAAATATCAATAAGCGTCTAACGTTAGAAAAGCCACTGACACAAGACGATATTATTTCAACACGCTGTGGTGTTCGCCCGCTAGCCATCAAAGCGGATCAAGGTAGCGATCGCGATTTTCTCCAGCTGTCGCGTAAACACGTGATCGATACCAATGCGGATAGCGCCCACATCAGTATTTTTGGCGGTAAATTAACCGACTGCTTGAATGTAGGCGATGAAATTGCTGAAGAAGTAGTTAGGTTAGGCGTTAACCTCAGCGATATTAACTATCGCTGGTATGGTGAGCCGCCAGAGCCCGTTAAACAGCAATTTATGGATCAGGCTAAGCGGATGGGGTTAGATGCGATGACCGCCCCGACATCCACTGAACCACTCTCCTCGCGGTTATGGCGTCGTTATGCTGAGCAGGCCATGCAAATGCTAGAAAAGATCCGCCAAGACCCTACGGAGGCTGATATTCTCATTGAAGGTACCGAGTATATTCGTTGCGAACTAGAGCATGCCCGGGACCATGAAATGATTACTCAATTGGAGGACTTCTTGCGCCGAAGAGCTAAGGTCTCGCTGGTTGTCCACCATGAGCAGTTGCGTCACTCTAAGGGGCTGAAAGAGGCGTGCCAAGTTCTATTTGGGGATCAAGCGGAAGAGCGCTTTGCCACCTACTTTGCTGAGAATCGCGACACATCACAGCCCTACGTTGCCTAA
- the glpK gene encoding glycerol kinase GlpK produces MSSFILAIDQGTTSSRAILFDRQGQIEAVAQQEFPQHFPQDGWIEHDPENIWETVIATCREVLEKASILPEQIDGIGITNQRETTVVWDRETGKPLYNAIVWQDRRTSELCQTLRDQGHTEAVQAKTGLLIDPYFSATKLAWILDNVAGARERAQRGELLFGTIDTFLIWRLTNGKQHVTDATNASRTAIFNIHNQTWDEELLALFNVPANMLPEVKDSSDDFGTTDAHWLGASIPIAGVAGDQQAALVGQACFQPGMGKSTYGTGCFMIVNTGDTPSVSRNRLLTTIGYRINGKPTYAMEGSIFVAGATVQWLRDGLNLFADASETEALAKETRSGHSVYLVPAFTGLGAPHWDPKARGAIFGLTRDTGIAEIVAAGLQAVCYQTRDLQHCMNDDMEATPGNLRVDGGMVKNSWVMQFLADMLNVQVDRPTILETTALGAAYLAGLRLGWYDTLEEIEQLWRCEKSFTPTMQETTRDALYQGWLDAVNRVRSN; encoded by the coding sequence ATGTCCTCCTTTATTCTCGCCATTGACCAAGGTACCACCAGCTCGCGCGCCATTTTGTTTGACCGCCAAGGCCAAATAGAGGCGGTTGCTCAACAGGAATTCCCCCAGCACTTCCCCCAAGATGGGTGGATAGAACATGATCCCGAAAATATTTGGGAGACTGTCATTGCCACTTGTCGTGAGGTGCTCGAAAAAGCGAGTATTTTGCCAGAGCAGATTGATGGAATTGGCATTACTAATCAGCGTGAAACCACGGTGGTATGGGATAGAGAGACGGGTAAGCCTCTCTATAATGCAATTGTTTGGCAAGATCGGCGCACCTCTGAGCTTTGTCAAACACTCCGCGATCAAGGGCACACTGAGGCAGTACAAGCGAAGACTGGCCTCTTGATAGACCCCTATTTTTCTGCCACCAAACTCGCCTGGATACTCGATAACGTCGCAGGAGCCCGCGAGCGTGCACAGCGCGGTGAGTTACTGTTTGGCACTATTGATACCTTTTTAATTTGGCGATTAACCAATGGTAAACAGCATGTCACTGATGCCACCAATGCGTCACGGACAGCTATTTTTAATATTCATAATCAAACATGGGATGAGGAACTGTTAGCGTTATTCAACGTTCCTGCCAACATGCTGCCTGAGGTAAAAGACTCCAGCGATGATTTTGGTACCACTGACGCGCATTGGTTAGGGGCATCTATCCCCATTGCCGGTGTTGCAGGTGACCAGCAGGCCGCGCTGGTTGGTCAAGCGTGCTTTCAGCCAGGGATGGGAAAAAGCACCTATGGCACCGGCTGTTTTATGATCGTCAACACCGGAGATACGCCGTCGGTATCACGCAACCGCCTATTAACGACGATAGGCTACCGAATTAACGGCAAGCCCACCTATGCAATGGAAGGCAGTATTTTCGTTGCAGGGGCGACTGTTCAATGGCTGCGAGATGGATTGAATTTGTTTGCGGATGCGTCAGAGACCGAGGCGCTTGCCAAAGAAACTCGCAGCGGACATAGCGTTTACTTGGTGCCGGCCTTTACTGGCTTGGGTGCTCCTCATTGGGATCCTAAAGCGCGAGGGGCAATTTTTGGTCTGACCCGAGATACTGGCATTGCCGAAATTGTTGCGGCAGGGCTTCAAGCAGTGTGTTACCAAACCCGTGACCTACAACACTGCATGAACGACGATATGGAAGCTACGCCAGGTAATCTACGTGTAGACGGTGGCATGGTAAAGAATAGCTGGGTGATGCAGTTCTTAGCCGATATGCTTAACGTTCAGGTAGATAGACCCACGATTCTTGAAACAACAGCGCTGGGAGCCGCTTACTTGGCAGGCTTGCGTTTGGGCTGGTACGACACACTGGAAGAAATTGAACAACTCTGGCGGTGCGAAAAGAGCTTTACGCCAACAATGCAAGAGACAACCCGGGATGCGTTATATCAAGGTTGGCTAGACGCCGTAAATCGCGTGCGTTCGAATTAA
- a CDS encoding DeoR/GlpR family transcriptional regulator, with protein MNQQFRQDAIVELVRQHGYMSIEQLTDHFAVTPQTIRRDLNTLANEGRVRRVHGGVGIESSTVNTAYSTRKTLHLEEKERIAYCLAQQIPHHSSLFINIGTSNEMIAQALLEHQGLEIITNNLNVAAILQHKEDFTVIIAGGQVRSRDGGIIGEATIDFINQFKVDYGIIGISGIDEDGSLLEFDYQEVRVAQAIIANSRRVYLAADYSKFHRNPVVRQGNISQLDALFTDRKPPEAIQQLLTQHGVALHIA; from the coding sequence ATGAACCAACAGTTTCGCCAGGATGCCATCGTCGAGCTGGTACGCCAGCATGGCTATATGAGTATTGAGCAGCTGACCGATCACTTTGCAGTGACACCACAAACCATTCGTCGTGATTTAAATACGCTAGCAAATGAAGGGCGGGTGCGTCGTGTGCATGGTGGTGTAGGTATAGAGTCGAGTACTGTTAATACCGCTTATAGCACGCGTAAAACACTCCATTTAGAGGAAAAAGAGCGAATTGCGTACTGCTTAGCACAGCAAATTCCTCATCACTCTTCGCTGTTTATTAATATTGGTACCAGTAATGAAATGATTGCCCAGGCATTGCTTGAACACCAGGGCTTAGAAATCATTACCAATAATTTAAATGTGGCAGCTATTCTTCAGCACAAAGAAGATTTCACCGTGATTATTGCTGGTGGGCAAGTTCGCTCTCGCGATGGCGGGATTATTGGTGAAGCCACGATCGATTTTATCAACCAATTTAAAGTCGATTACGGCATTATCGGGATTAGCGGCATCGATGAGGATGGCTCGCTACTTGAATTTGATTACCAGGAAGTGCGTGTTGCCCAGGCGATTATTGCCAATTCGCGCCGCGTTTATTTGGCTGCCGATTACTCTAAATTTCATCGCAACCCAGTGGTTCGCCAGGGCAATATTTCTCAGCTTGATGCGTTATTTACCGATCGAAAGCCTCCCGAAGCCATTCAGCAGTTGTTGACCCAGCATGGCGTGGCGCTACATATCGCCTAA
- a CDS encoding SLC13 family permease has product MIMESIGLTPSTLVFIVLGLTLAAFMWGRFRYDLVALAALLGSVMLGLVPADDAFMGFGHPAVITVAAVLVISRGFERSGVVDIIANQVLKVGERLLLQLLVLVGTVVVLSGVMNNVGALALLLPVAMRLAREHNTSPSLLLMPLAFGSLLGGLTTLIGTPPNIIISTYRGNVTGENFGMFSFTPVGVVVALVGLVFIVLVGWRLTPKRSGQASTEEMFDTANYLVELKVTEESKANGLTLHQLHDELEETIPVLAVVREDNRRAGYSFHGVLQEGDILLLEAGPDELKLLEDKVGLSAIAEPEEDNETDRDEADSENGASQPLDERQPVDTEGLQLIEAVVRSDSMMVNRSVRQLRLNQQFGLHLVAVARDGGRLKQRLRDIRFQTGDVLLLQGSENEIADSLATLGCLPLANRELHLGQPRKLALSIGIFALAILAMLFDLLPAAVAMSSAALISLLIGVLPLREGYQAIDGPVIVLLAAMLPVGEALETSGGADIIADALLRFGVEWPIIVSLAGLFILSMLLSNVVNNAAAALLMAPIAASLAKGFGVSLDPFLMVVAVSASCAFLTPIGHQSNTLVLGPGGYQFGDYWKLGLPLSLVVMVVAIPAILWVWPL; this is encoded by the coding sequence ATGATAATGGAAAGCATTGGGCTTACGCCCAGCACGCTGGTTTTTATCGTTTTGGGGTTAACGCTTGCTGCTTTTATGTGGGGGCGGTTTCGCTATGATTTAGTCGCGCTTGCGGCGTTGCTCGGTTCGGTAATGCTAGGGCTGGTTCCCGCAGATGATGCCTTTATGGGGTTTGGGCACCCGGCTGTCATTACAGTGGCCGCAGTGCTAGTGATTAGCCGTGGCTTTGAACGTTCTGGTGTCGTCGATATTATTGCCAACCAAGTTCTGAAAGTAGGTGAGCGACTGCTGCTGCAGTTGCTGGTGTTGGTTGGTACGGTCGTGGTGCTTTCTGGGGTGATGAATAATGTGGGTGCGCTGGCGCTGCTGTTGCCGGTGGCAATGCGTCTTGCCCGTGAACATAATACGTCGCCATCGCTACTGTTGATGCCGCTTGCTTTTGGTTCATTGCTGGGCGGTTTAACCACGCTGATTGGTACGCCGCCTAACATCATTATTTCTACCTACCGCGGCAATGTCACCGGTGAAAACTTCGGTATGTTCAGCTTTACCCCAGTGGGGGTAGTGGTAGCACTGGTCGGCCTTGTATTTATTGTGCTGGTAGGCTGGCGATTGACGCCTAAGCGCAGTGGACAGGCGTCGACCGAGGAAATGTTTGATACGGCTAATTACCTAGTCGAGCTAAAGGTGACAGAAGAATCAAAGGCCAATGGTCTGACACTGCATCAGCTTCATGATGAGCTAGAAGAGACTATTCCGGTACTTGCCGTGGTGCGGGAAGATAATCGCAGAGCCGGGTATTCATTTCATGGGGTGCTTCAAGAAGGCGATATTTTATTATTAGAAGCAGGGCCTGATGAATTAAAACTGCTAGAAGATAAAGTAGGGCTGAGTGCTATTGCAGAGCCAGAAGAAGATAATGAGACTGACCGTGATGAAGCTGATAGTGAAAACGGGGCTTCACAACCGTTGGATGAGCGCCAGCCTGTTGATACGGAGGGTTTGCAGTTAATTGAAGCAGTAGTGCGCAGCGATTCGATGATGGTTAATCGAAGCGTTCGCCAGCTGCGGCTAAACCAGCAATTCGGTCTGCATTTAGTCGCGGTGGCCCGCGATGGAGGGCGTTTAAAGCAGCGTCTTCGGGACATTCGTTTTCAAACAGGCGATGTTCTGCTGTTACAAGGCAGTGAAAACGAAATAGCTGATAGCTTAGCGACCCTGGGGTGTTTGCCGCTGGCCAACCGTGAACTTCATTTAGGGCAGCCACGAAAATTAGCGCTCTCGATTGGTATTTTTGCCCTCGCTATTCTTGCGATGCTATTTGATCTGCTGCCAGCAGCCGTTGCGATGAGTTCAGCAGCGCTGATTTCCCTGCTAATTGGTGTCCTGCCATTGAGGGAAGGATATCAGGCCATTGATGGTCCCGTGATTGTTCTTCTTGCGGCCATGCTACCGGTAGGAGAGGCGCTTGAAACGAGTGGTGGTGCCGACATTATTGCTGACGCATTACTCCGGTTTGGCGTTGAGTGGCCCATTATTGTTTCATTAGCGGGACTCTTTATTCTTTCAATGTTGCTTTCCAATGTCGTCAATAATGCCGCCGCCGCGTTATTAATGGCACCCATTGCTGCGAGTCTTGCCAAAGGCTTTGGCGTGTCACTCGACCCTTTTCTAATGGTGGTGGCGGTGAGTGCCTCCTGTGCGTTTTTAACGCCGATAGGCCACCAGTCCAATACTCTCGTACTTGGGCCGGGTGGTTACCAATTTGGTGATTATTGGAAGCTCGGATTGCCGCTTTCGTTAGTGGTGATGGTGGTCGCTATCCCTGCCATTTTATGGGTATGGCCTCTTTAA